The Galactobacillus timonensis genome has a segment encoding these proteins:
- a CDS encoding 2-hydroxyacyl-CoA dehydratase subunit D has protein sequence MSTLIERFGAYVGNKAETDPKAARRLILAAYRGFGWYQKHKPDPRRPYSRQILADASMKFMVDGFSHPQKAALVSIFTPCEILQAFGIHPMCAEMFSTYLNGAGAEAPFVAASEAAGISSTFCSYHKVLMGAAETGVLPRTGYIVNTSLACDANNLTFRAISEQMGIEQMYIDVPYAKNDASVDYVADQLRQLPAFIEKQTGTKMNEVLFREAIERSHETIRLLRASIPYRKTKWLSGDLTSELYEALMVHTALGSREALAYARALLEDFKNAPEDHGHRLLWMHTNPFWQKPVMEMLNYREDFHVAATELSYDAWIDYEEKDPYRFMASRIVYDVYNGPATDRIKLAEQMAAEVGADGIVVFCHWGCKETCGMSALAKTQLEAAGYPTLILNGDGVDRKNTSDGQMSTRLGAFLEMLEDGR, from the coding sequence ATGAGCACATTGATTGAGCGTTTCGGTGCCTATGTTGGCAATAAGGCGGAAACGGATCCAAAGGCTGCGCGGCGGCTGATTCTTGCGGCATACAGGGGATTCGGCTGGTATCAGAAACATAAACCGGATCCGCGGCGGCCCTACAGTCGGCAGATTCTTGCTGATGCCAGCATGAAATTCATGGTGGATGGTTTTTCGCATCCGCAGAAGGCGGCACTGGTGTCGATCTTTACGCCCTGTGAAATTCTGCAGGCGTTCGGCATTCATCCGATGTGCGCCGAGATGTTTTCAACTTATCTGAACGGGGCCGGGGCGGAGGCTCCGTTTGTTGCGGCGAGTGAGGCGGCAGGCATTTCTTCGACGTTCTGCAGCTACCATAAGGTGCTGATGGGTGCGGCAGAGACGGGTGTGCTTCCCAGGACGGGATATATTGTGAATACGTCGCTTGCCTGTGATGCGAATAATCTGACGTTCCGTGCTATCAGTGAGCAGATGGGCATTGAGCAGATGTATATCGATGTCCCCTATGCAAAGAATGATGCGTCGGTTGACTATGTGGCTGATCAGCTGCGACAGCTGCCTGCGTTCATTGAGAAACAGACGGGGACGAAGATGAACGAAGTCCTTTTCCGTGAAGCCATTGAGCGCTCTCATGAGACGATCCGTCTGTTAAGGGCTTCGATTCCCTATCGGAAGACGAAGTGGCTGTCCGGTGATCTGACAAGTGAGCTGTATGAGGCATTGATGGTGCATACGGCGTTAGGAAGCAGGGAGGCACTTGCCTATGCGCGGGCACTTCTTGAGGACTTCAAGAATGCGCCGGAAGATCACGGGCACCGCCTTCTCTGGATGCATACAAACCCGTTCTGGCAGAAGCCGGTGATGGAGATGCTCAACTACCGTGAAGACTTTCATGTGGCGGCGACAGAGCTGAGCTATGATGCCTGGATTGATTATGAAGAGAAGGATCCGTATCGCTTTATGGCGAGCCGGATTGTTTACGATGTCTACAATGGGCCGGCCACGGATCGGATTAAGCTGGCGGAGCAGATGGCGGCTGAAGTTGGTGCCGACGGGATTGTTGTGTTCTGTCACTGGGGCTGCAAGGAGACCTGCGGCATGAGTGCACTGGCCAAGACTCAGCTGGAGGCGGCGGGCTATCCGACGCTGATTCTGAACGGTGACGGTGTGGATCGCAAGAATACGAGTGATGGTCAGATGTCGACGCGTCTTGGGGCATTTCTGGAGATGCTGGAGGATGGAAGATGA
- a CDS encoding potassium channel family protein, which translates to MRSVLLIGLGRFGRYTAQKLNELNVQVMAVDKDEQRVNKVLGYVTNALIGDSTDQNFLKSLGINDYDVCIVAIGDDFISSLETTSLLHEMGAKKVISRATGMSQEKFLLRNGADVVVFPERDLANETAIRASSSSVSDYMNLEGEYAIFEILVPESWYGKTVASLSIRNVYRVNVLGIRKDGVMNMHVTGDTVMEKGASVMVLGKEAEIFKSFHLAE; encoded by the coding sequence ATGCGATCGGTTCTGTTGATTGGACTGGGAAGATTCGGACGCTATACGGCACAGAAGCTGAATGAGCTGAATGTGCAGGTCATGGCGGTGGACAAGGATGAGCAGCGGGTTAATAAGGTGCTTGGCTATGTGACCAACGCACTGATCGGTGATTCGACGGATCAGAACTTTCTGAAGTCACTTGGCATCAATGACTATGATGTGTGCATCGTTGCGATCGGGGATGACTTCATCAGTTCTCTGGAGACGACGTCTCTATTGCATGAGATGGGGGCGAAGAAGGTCATCAGCCGGGCAACCGGCATGTCGCAGGAAAAGTTTCTGCTGCGCAACGGGGCCGATGTTGTCGTGTTCCCGGAGCGTGATCTTGCCAATGAGACGGCGATCCGGGCTTCCTCTTCGTCGGTTTCGGATTACATGAATCTGGAAGGGGAGTATGCGATTTTTGAGATTCTGGTCCCTGAGAGCTGGTATGGAAAGACGGTTGCGTCGCTGAGTATTCGCAACGTGTACAGGGTCAACGTTCTTGGTATCCGCAAGGACGGTGTCATGAACATGCATGTGACGGGGGATACGGTGATGGAGAAGGGCGCTTCGGTGATGGTGCTTGGCAAGGAGGCGGAAATCTTCAAAAGCTTCCATTTGGCCGAGTGA